One Aegilops tauschii subsp. strangulata cultivar AL8/78 chromosome 7, Aet v6.0, whole genome shotgun sequence genomic window carries:
- the LOC109748612 gene encoding uncharacterized protein, giving the protein MGNCLNKASTQQQREMRRRHGHGERVAPEEREEEEEQLRSIGQVLLQEEEEEEEEAPASASPAAGMKVKVVLTRAELEWLMAQLKSGEQRLEDVLRQMGNARADDYKPPRADAWRPRLECILECPEAADAT; this is encoded by the coding sequence ATGGGCAACTGCCTGAACAAGGCGTCTACGCAGCAGCAGCGCGAGATGCGGCGGCGGCACGGCCACGGCGAGCGGGTGGCgccggaggagagggaggaggaggaggagcagctcAGGAGCATCGGCCAGGTGCTGCTgcaggaggaagaggaggaggaggaggaggcgccggcgtCCGCGTCGCCGGCGGCCGGGATGAAGGTGAAGGTGGTCCTGACGAGGGCGGAGCTGGAGTGGCTCATGGCGCAGCTCAAGAGCGGCGAGCAGCGCCTCGAGGACGTCCTCCGCCAGATGGGCAACGCCCGCGCCGACGACTACAAGCCGCCGCGCGCCGACGCCTGGCGCCCGCGCCTCGAGTGCATCCTCGAGTGCCCCGAGGCCGCCGACGCCACCTAG